Genomic window (Deltaproteobacteria bacterium):
CTGCCCTACGAGCTTGAGGATCACGCCTGGTTTACCGCCTTCGCTCCGGCCGGGCCGTACGAAACGCCGGAGATCGTCGTCGCCGCGCTCATCGGCCATGGCGGATCAGGAAGCCGTACGGCTGCGCCGGTCGTGGCCGATGTCATCGCGGAATGGAAGCGGCTGAAGGAGCGCCGGCAGCTTGAGGCAAGCGCCGCTGGTGCCGGGGGCGGACACCGATGACGGGAAGGACCGGACCCTCGCGCCTGGACGGCTGGATCATCTGGCCGCTCGCCATGATTTCCGTCGCGTCGGTGATCAATCTCGTGAGCGCAGGACAGACCATCGCCGGCAGGCCCGTCTGGATTTCGCAGGTGGTTGCCATCGCGGTTGGTGCGGTGATCTTCGGGATCGTTTCGCTGGTGGACCTGAAGTCCATCGAGCGGTGGGCCTACTGGCTGTATGCGACTGGCATCCTGGTGCTCGCCTCAGTGCATTTCGTGGGATACAGCGCTGGCGGTGCAAAAAGCTGGCTCAGGCTGGGTCCGGTGGGGCTTCAGCCGTCAGAGCCGATGAAAATCATCCTCATCATCACGCTGGCACGATTGCTGGTCCGGCAGGGACTGGAACGGCCCGTGGGACTGAGCTCCCTGCCCAAGATACTGGCACTTGCATTACCGCCTCTCGCACTGATCCTGAAGGAGCCGGACGTCGGGACAGCGGTGATTTATGCCACCATGATCGGAACGCTGATCCTCTTCGCAGGGATCGACACGACGCTGAAACGTCTTGCAGCCGGTTCGATGATCCTCGTTATCGGTGGCCTGTCCTTCTATGTCTTCATTCTGGATCGCGACCCGCTCCAGCACCTGAAGGCACACCACCGGAAGCGGCTCGTCGCACTTGTCGATCTTGAATCCGATCCCAAAGGTGTCGGCTACCAGCAGATCCAGGCCAAGATCGCCATCGGCTCAGGTGGCACAGGGGGCCTTGGATGGATGCGCGGCAGGCAGAGCCAGTTTGCCTACGTGCCCAAGCAGCATACCGATTTCGCCTTCTGTGTGCTGGCCGAGGAGTGGGGATTCACCGGAGCGCTCGCCGTGATCACCTGCTTCTGGATCCTGATACTCCGGGGGGCCGCAGCCGCCCGCGAATCCCGCGACCCGTTCGGGACGCTCCTCTGCGTGGGGGTCGTGTCCCTTCTTTTCTGGCACATGGTCATCAACCTGGGAATGAATCTCGCCGTCATGCCGGTCATCGGCATTCCGCTGCCGGTCATATCCGCTGGAGGAAGCTCCGTGCTGACACTGTTCGCCGGAATGGGCATCATCGCGGCGGTTTACCGGGACCGGTTCCATTTCTAGCCGTAGTGCGGATGGCCGGCTCTACTTGAGCCCCGGCCCGCTTTTCACACCGACGCGGGGGCAGATATCCGCCAGGATGCAGCCCTCGCAGCGGGGCTTCCGTGCCGCACAGGTGTCCCGGCCGAGAAAGATCAGACGGTGGGAAAAATTGGTCCACTCGTCTTCCGGCAACAGGCCCATCAGCTCGAACTCCACCTTGACGGGATCCGTGTGACGGGTGAGACCCAGGCGGCGGGAGAGCCGTCCCACATGCGTATCCACCACGAGTCCGGGAATATCGAAGGCGTTGCCGCGTACCACGTTGGCTGTCTTGCGGCCGACACCGCGAAGCGAAATGAGGGCGTCCAGTTCCACCGGTACCCTGCCACCGAACCTTTCAACGATATCCCGGCAGGCCTCCTGTATTGATTTCGCCTTTGAACGGAAGAAACCGGTCGAGCGGATCAGCTTCTCGATTTCCCCGATATCGGCACGGGCGAATGCCTCTGCCGTGGGGAACCGGGCAAACAGGGCTGGTGTCACCATGTTGACCCGCACATCCGTACACTGGGCCGACAGGATTGTTGCCACGAGCAGCTGGAGCGGCCCCTCATGGACAAGCGCGCACTCGGGATCCCTGTACCGGCGCTTGAGACGCCGGACCACTTCCAGGGCACGGGTCCGCCTGGCCACGGCTGTTTCACGGGATTTAGCCATTACCAGGCCCCGCTTGAGCGAACAGGGAGCGTACCGGATCCGGAAGCGCCGTCTCTGGTACCGCTGCAAGCCCTCCCGACATGTCCGCACTGCTGTAGGTGTTCCAGAACATCGCCGGCCCCTTGCAGCCACGCGCACGGTGCAGCAGCGCCGCAAGAGTTTTCCCCGTATAAGTGGTTTCGAGACTCAACCCTTCGCTCTCCCCGGCCCGGCGGACCGCCTCGCGTGACGCCGCCGTCGGGTCGCCATAGCAGCGGCCCAGATAGCCGGTCTCGAACCGCAGCCGTGCACGGGAAACGGGAGGTAACGGACGGCCCGTGAGCGACTGGAGCTTTCGGTGACCGGCTTCGGCCAGCAGCCAGACAACGTATGGGTTGCTCAGGGGCCGCTCCACAACCTGCACGGCTCGAACATTCACGTCTGCTTCCGCCAGATGAAACCCGAGCAGCAATCCTGCTGCCGTTCCGCCAGAACCCGCCGCGACAAAAACATCGGACGGGAGGGGACATTCCCCCGCTTTCGCCTGACCGACCAGTTCCAGTGCCGCTCCGGCATAGGCCAGCACGGTAAGCGGTGTCGAACCGCCCGGAACCAGGACATACGTCCGGTTACCAGGCAGGAATGTACGGCCCGCTTCCGCCGCGATCCGCGCCGCCATTTCTGCCGGGCCGGATACGGGCACGATGTCCGCCCCGAAGGAGTGCAAAAGGCGCTGAACCTCCACCACATGCGGCGTCAGCGGCTGGGGCATCACATAACCAGTGGTCCCGATCCCGAAGCTCCGGGCAAAAGCCGCCGTGGCCAGCACATGATGGGAGCCCCAGCCTCCACCTGTGACAATCCGTTTCAACCCGCGGCGGAAAACTTCCGGGAAAACCAGTTCCAGCTTCCGGACCTTGTTGCCGCCATAGAGGCCAGAACTGGTATCGTCGCACTTGAGCCATATCTCCGCCCCCGTTTCACGCGACAAACCCCCTGCCCGTTTTACTGGCGTCGGAAAGCGCCCAAGCGGTTCGGCGGGCAATCGGCCAGCGAGCTCCGGAGCAAAGCGGTACAAGGCGTCGGGCGGCATCAGCAGGAAAGGTAGCATGGAGCCGGGCGTCATTGGCGAAATCCCGTTCGGGACCGTCTACAATCATCGCCAGAGCCTATGCGGATAGCAGTTATCGGAGCCGGTTATGTGGGTCTTGTGACGGGGACGTGTCTCGCCGAGACGGGAAACGACGTGGTTCTGGTGGACACGGACCCGGAGAAGATCAAAGTCCTGCGGCGTGGCGAGTGCCCCATCTACGAGGCAGGCCTGGAGCGCCTGATCCAGAGAAACGTGAAGGGCGACCGGCTCGCCTTTACCACGGATACGGCTTCCGCCGTGAAGGGCCGGCAGGTGGTATTCATCTGCGTTTCGACCCCGCCGGGCGAAAACGGCCAGTGCGATACCCGGAACATTGAATCGGCTGCCCGCGCACTGGCACCCGCACTGGCAGCAAATACCATCGTAGCCCTGAAAAGTACCGCTCCTGTAGGAACGACAGCGAAAATACGCGAGTGGATTTCTGCCGGAACACAAACCCCGTTCCATGTGGCGTCAAACCCCGAGTTCCTCAAGGAAGGAACGGCGGTCAATGATTTCCTCAAGCCCGACCGGATCATCATCGGTTCCGACAATCCGGTGGTGTTCGAAACACTGGAGGCACTCTACGCGCCATTTGTGCGTACCAACAAACCCATACTGCGGATGGATATCGCCAGCAGCGAACTCTCCAAATATGCCGCAAACGCCTACCTCGCCATGCGTATTTCGTACGTGAATGAACTGGCGTTGCTTACTGGCCGGGTTGGAGCCGATATCTCCGCCGTTCGTCGCGCCATCGGCAGCGATCCGCGCATCGGCGAAGGGTTTCTGTTCCCCGGGCCGGGCTATGGCGGATCGTGTTTCCCAAAAGACGTCCTGGCCTACCGGGAGCTTGGCCGGTCGGCGGGACTCACACTGGAGCTGGCCGAAGCAACCCACCGCGTAAATGAGCGCCAGAAGCAATACGTGCTGGAACGGACTATCGAAGCACTCGGTGGCCAGCCGAAGGGGAAGCGTGCAGCTATCTGGGGGCTTTCGTTCAAGGCCGGAACCGACGACTGCCGGGATTCAGCTTCGCTCACCGTGATTGAGGGGTTGCATTCGGCAGGCGTTCTGGTCACCGGCTACGACCCTGAGGCCCGCGAACGGAATCTGGGCGACGTGGCCCGCCATGTCCGTCTGGTGCAGAAACCGTACGACGCGCTTGAGGATGCCGACGTGCTTGTGATTCTGACCGAGTGGAACGAATTCCGCGAGCCGGACTTTGAGCGGATGAAGTCGCTGCTGAAGTCGCCCGTTGTCGTTGATGGCCGGAACCTGTACCGGAAGAACCGGATCGAATCACTCGGTTTCCGCTACTTTGGTATCGGGGGCCACCGTACGTGACTGTCCCAAACCTTGCGGATTTCTACCGGGGTGGCGCCGTTGTTATTGCCGGTGGCGCCGGCTTCATCGGCTCACACCTTGCAGAACGGCTGATGGCTCTGGGCGCGGGCGTCACGGTCATTGACAATGAACTGACAGGTTCGAGAAAGAATCTTGCCGGCAGCCCGGCCGTCACGTTCATCCGGGCAGACGTGACCGAGCCGCTGCCTCCGCTGCCCCCGAAACCTGCCGCCGTTTTCAATCTCGCTTCGGCGGCCTCCCCGGTTCATTACACGAAATACGCCATCGAGACGCTCCGTGCCGGCTCAAAGGGAACGGAAAACCTGCTCGACCTGGCTGAAAAATCCGGGGCCGTATTCGTGCAGGCCTCCACAAGCGAGGTTTACGGCGACCCTGATATCCACCCCCAGCCCGAAACCTACTGGGGCCGGGTAAATCCCGTGGGGCCCCGCTCCATGTACGACGAGGCAAAACGCTACGGGGAGGCCCTGTGCGCCGCCTATGAACGAAGCCGCGGTGCCAACGTCCGGATTGCCCGCATTTTCAATACGTATGGGCCACGAATGCAGCTTGATGATGGGCGCGTGGTGCCCAACTTCATCGCACAGGCTCTCCGGGGCCAGCCGCTCACTGTATATGGAGACGGGAAACAGACCCGCTCGTTCTGCTACGTGAGCGACCTGGTGGACGGCCTGCTCAGGCTTGGGGCGTCGGACGTGCGCGGCCCGGTGAACCTGGGGA
Coding sequences:
- a CDS encoding SDR family oxidoreductase, with product MTVPNLADFYRGGAVVIAGGAGFIGSHLAERLMALGAGVTVIDNELTGSRKNLAGSPAVTFIRADVTEPLPPLPPKPAAVFNLASAASPVHYTKYAIETLRAGSKGTENLLDLAEKSGAVFVQASTSEVYGDPDIHPQPETYWGRVNPVGPRSMYDEAKRYGEALCAAYERSRGANVRIARIFNTYGPRMQLDDGRVVPNFIAQALRGQPLTVYGDGKQTRSFCYVSDLVDGLLRLGASDVRGPVNLGTGDERTILDFAGLIRKLTGAQSEIAFRPLPTDDPLQRKPDNTRARQLLGWEPVVPLEDGLKETIRYFQKVMGA
- the nth gene encoding endonuclease III encodes the protein MAKSRETAVARRTRALEVVRRLKRRYRDPECALVHEGPLQLLVATILSAQCTDVRVNMVTPALFARFPTAEAFARADIGEIEKLIRSTGFFRSKAKSIQEACRDIVERFGGRVPVELDALISLRGVGRKTANVVRGNAFDIPGLVVDTHVGRLSRRLGLTRHTDPVKVEFELMGLLPEDEWTNFSHRLIFLGRDTCAARKPRCEGCILADICPRVGVKSGPGLK
- the rodA gene encoding rod shape-determining protein RodA encodes the protein MTGRTGPSRLDGWIIWPLAMISVASVINLVSAGQTIAGRPVWISQVVAIAVGAVIFGIVSLVDLKSIERWAYWLYATGILVLASVHFVGYSAGGAKSWLRLGPVGLQPSEPMKIILIITLARLLVRQGLERPVGLSSLPKILALALPPLALILKEPDVGTAVIYATMIGTLILFAGIDTTLKRLAAGSMILVIGGLSFYVFILDRDPLQHLKAHHRKRLVALVDLESDPKGVGYQQIQAKIAIGSGGTGGLGWMRGRQSQFAYVPKQHTDFAFCVLAEEWGFTGALAVITCFWILILRGAAAARESRDPFGTLLCVGVVSLLFWHMVINLGMNLAVMPVIGIPLPVISAGGSSVLTLFAGMGIIAAVYRDRFHF
- a CDS encoding pyridoxal-phosphate dependent enzyme translates to MTPGSMLPFLLMPPDALYRFAPELAGRLPAEPLGRFPTPVKRAGGLSRETGAEIWLKCDDTSSGLYGGNKVRKLELVFPEVFRRGLKRIVTGGGWGSHHVLATAAFARSFGIGTTGYVMPQPLTPHVVEVQRLLHSFGADIVPVSGPAEMAARIAAEAGRTFLPGNRTYVLVPGGSTPLTVLAYAGAALELVGQAKAGECPLPSDVFVAAGSGGTAAGLLLGFHLAEADVNVRAVQVVERPLSNPYVVWLLAEAGHRKLQSLTGRPLPPVSRARLRFETGYLGRCYGDPTAASREAVRRAGESEGLSLETTYTGKTLAALLHRARGCKGPAMFWNTYSSADMSGGLAAVPETALPDPVRSLFAQAGPGNG
- a CDS encoding UDP-glucose/GDP-mannose dehydrogenase family protein — its product is MRIAVIGAGYVGLVTGTCLAETGNDVVLVDTDPEKIKVLRRGECPIYEAGLERLIQRNVKGDRLAFTTDTASAVKGRQVVFICVSTPPGENGQCDTRNIESAARALAPALAANTIVALKSTAPVGTTAKIREWISAGTQTPFHVASNPEFLKEGTAVNDFLKPDRIIIGSDNPVVFETLEALYAPFVRTNKPILRMDIASSELSKYAANAYLAMRISYVNELALLTGRVGADISAVRRAIGSDPRIGEGFLFPGPGYGGSCFPKDVLAYRELGRSAGLTLELAEATHRVNERQKQYVLERTIEALGGQPKGKRAAIWGLSFKAGTDDCRDSASLTVIEGLHSAGVLVTGYDPEARERNLGDVARHVRLVQKPYDALEDADVLVILTEWNEFREPDFERMKSLLKSPVVVDGRNLYRKNRIESLGFRYFGIGGHRT